The proteins below come from a single Papaver somniferum cultivar HN1 chromosome 11, ASM357369v1, whole genome shotgun sequence genomic window:
- the LOC113322783 gene encoding vacuolar cation/proton exchanger 3-like, whose product MAGIEPWNHVENGGGGNTIKGTNREFKHGRTAHNMSSSSLRKKSSLSLIQKVKIGPLRRFLTNLQEVILGTKLFILFPAIPLAFVAKYCHFGDAWVFGLSLVALTPLAERLSFLTEQIAFYTGPTIGGLLNATCGNATELIIAIFALYTGKIAVVKYSLLGSILSNLLLVLGTSLFCGGLANLNSEQRYDRKQADVNSLLLLMGLLCHSLPLMFRYASTSSTDLTANPILTMSRVSCIIMLIAYIAYLFFQLKTHRQLFGAQEGDDDDLASEEEAVIGYWSAFIWLAGMTVVIAFLSEFVVGTIEDASESWGISVSFISIILLPIVGNAAEHAGAVIFAFKNKLDITLGVALGSSTQISMFVIPLCVIVAWIMGIEMDLDFNLLETGSLALSVIIAAFTLQDGTSHYLKGLVLLLCYFVIAACFFVLKRPVTEPTNFINMRVGSALSTATNLEA is encoded by the exons ATGGCTGGGATAGAGCCGTGGAATCATGTCGAGAATGGCGGAGGCGGAAACACCATTAAGGGAACCAACAGAGAATTTAAACACGGCCGAACGGCTCATAATATGTCATCATCCTCCCTGAGAAAGAAATCTAGTCTTTCTCTTATTCAAAAAGTTAAAATCGGACCCTTAAGACGGTTTTTAACTAATCTTCAAGAAGTCATTCTTGGCACTAAGCTTTTTATTCTTTTCCCTGCCATTCCTTTAGCCTTTGTTGCTAAGTATTGTCATTTCGGAGAT GCATGGGTATTTGGATTGAGTTTGGTGGCACTTACGCCACTCGCCGAACGCCTCAGCTTTCTCACCGAGCAAATTGCATTTTACACGGGCCCGACAA TTGGAGGACTTCTTAATGCAACATGTGGTAATGCGACGGAGCTTATAATCGCAATATTTGCATTGTACACCGGAAAAATAGCCGTCGTGAAATACTCGCTTTTAGGTTCCATTCTTTCGAACCTACTTCTTGTTCTTGGTACTTCTCTTTTCTGTGGTGGTCTGGCTAATCTCAATAGCGAGCAAAGATACGACAGA AAGCAAGCGGACGTGAATTCATTACTGCTGTTGATGGGTCTGCTATGCCATTCCTTGCCATTAATGTTCAGATATGCTTCTACATCCAGCACTGACCTTACAGCTAATCCAATCTTAACAATGTCAAGAGTGAGCTGTATTATCATGCTTATCGCCTACATTGCATATCTTTTCTTCCAATTGAAGACTCATCGACAACTTTTCGGAGCGCAAGAG GGAGACGATGACGACTTGGCATCTGAGGAAGAGGCAGTGATTGGATACTGGAGTGCATTTATTTGGCTCGCTGGTATGACTGTGGTCATCGCTTTTCTATCTGAATTCGTTGTTGGCACGATCGAG GACGCATCGGAATCTTGGGGAATTTCAGTCAGTTTCATCAGCATAATCTTGTTACCGATTGTAGGAAATGCAGCTGAGCACGCTGGTGCCGTTATATTCGCATTTAAGAATAAGCTG GATATTACTTTAGGTGTGGCCTTGGGTTCTTCTACTCAAATTTCTATGTTTGTGATTCCGTTGTGTGTGATCGTTGCTTGGATCATGGGTATCGAGATGGATCTTGATTTCAACCTCCTTGAAACTGGTTCTTTAGCGCTGTCAGTAATTATCGCAGCATTCACCTTACAG GATGGTACTTCACATTACTTGAAAggattggttcttcttctttgctaTTTCGTCATTGCGGCGTGTTTCTTTGTCCTGAAAAGGCCAGTTACTG AACCAACAAATTTCATTAACATGAGAGTTGGATCAGCATTATCAACTGCAACAAACCTAGAAGCTTAA